The nucleotide window tgcaatggaaggttgtctcgggggaatttgaaaaagcaacggcgtccgccaccttcatggatatgttcttcattttgaagtgtagctcgcagttagtgttctccgtgatgtcatccatggggtatctatccagcactacgtcgcccggggcggaacccacgctgcttctcggcatggatggggcggtgatatccaatgctggatcatccgctagctgctgcagctgctgagaccccctttgctggctaagtgagtcgatctgctcctgctgccgctggaatttaactgccaattccgcttgacttgcttctaggccttgaaggcgttcatagtcccgcttcctctgctcctcctccatcttcctcttcttctcctccgcaatcttctttcttgcacgggttctgtagtcggcgttccagtctgaaaacccctcataccacggaatagcgcccttgcctcgtgttcttcccgggtgttcaggatttcccagggcacgcgtaagctcgtcgttctctctgttgggctggaacacccccgatcgagcctcttctattgcaacaagtatcgcatcgtcggctccgttcagacatgccttcgccgaaacattgcctgtcttcgggtccaactcccccccatgcgcatagaaccaagtcctgcacctggggggccagctcttagtaaccggagtgacacttgcatcctccatctctttctcagacttatcccaacttaggcattgccaccgcgtagccacctggccctaGCTTATAgaacttatccttttttcggcattcttcttgtttattctcgaccgttccttagctaattctgaatccttgaatttcacgaaatcgtcccaatgagcactttgattctctagtatcccctcgaatactagagtcttccttcctcccttgacgtacttctcccacgtcattctcttgtggttcttgaatgcaaccaccatcttcctaaaagcagcgtccttgactttccgcacatctgcttctgtgagattatctggtagggtgaaatgttccatgagagtatcccaaagcagttttttttattctcgtcgacaaaagtaacatctggacgtggatttgctggctttctccattcttgaagggagatcgggagttggtccttcacaagaactccgcactgacgaacgaacttgtccgcaatcttcttaggcgctaatggttcgccattaggtttgaatgcctcgatattgtactttacgccctccttcaactttttgttcgagcctcgtttcgtccttttgcctgaagatttgctcgatccggatggctgaaagaagaaagatcgattcgttaatatatcttcaactcatttaaaacatgcgatgatcaccagattcctgcttatataaatatatatacctcgccggtgtttgttgtttcaggatcaacatgttcttcgtcgtagttcatgacttcatcagttcggtcgtcgcgatcgaatatcatatcaccctctccggtgttgtttagaaattcggagccgtcaaaatcttcttcattctgatcatcatctggcccgcgtatgatatcgaacatggtctgttctctctctctgtcggtattgtccgccatagcttttatttaactatgccaaaagaaatataaaacaatttagtataatctcgaataatagatataatctcgaatagatcgtctcgaataatagatataatctcgaatacatcgtctcgaataatagatttaatctcgaatacatcgtctcgaataatatataatattgAATAGTACATCACTGGCTCATAGTATCCCCTCCTCTAAcacaaccatgtagcgatggacgtgctcgtcctcctccctgacacgacgacgtaccacctccggcggggtcggctccctccgcaccgaaactggcccacgcgaacgccaccaaacgagatcaggatcaacgacgggacccggggccgggttcctcatcaagcagTCTACTACAACAGCTGAATGCTTAATTAACAATTCACTTTGTTTTACATCAGTTCAAGCCATTAAGGATTTTTATCGCAATTCGGGGACAATCGAAGAGAACATTACATTGCTAGGCTATGATGAGAAGCCTATGGATTTCGACAACAGTGAAATGAAGTTCTTCAAGTGCTCGTACAAAGTTGGGCCCATCAAATTCAACAGGTTTATCAAGAGGGGTGTTACAAGTTCGAAGGATTGGGCTTCAGACTACCATTTTGTCAGAGCTTTGGCACATCCTGCTGCTATCCAAGTTGAAAATTACGTCAATTCAGAGTGTGTGATCATCTCTGAAGTGGATGGGTCCTTCAGCAAATGGTTGAACAAAAGGAAACCCATTGAACTGTTCGCTGATGGCACCATGCTGCCCATCCTCAGAAATATGACCATGTACGTTTTGCTTTACACTCTGCAACATATGCCCTCTGTTTTTTCACACAGTTTTTAACTTTCTTCTTGTTGTCCTATGTAGCCAACTTGCAAGTCTGGTGAAAAGTATTCTTGCTAAGGAAGTATCCCCGAGGTATCGTTGCAAAGGAAGAATTCTCAATGAAAGAGCTATACGTCAAGCTGCTTCCTGATAAGACACCAAAGCTACAGGTGCTGATACTTAAGGGTAAGTGTCTTCTTACAACAGAAAACCCCTATACGCATGGATGTTTGGCACCTGAGCTCTCATGAAACAGTTTACTCATGTGCACCTTGTTATGAAAAGTCGTGGATTTATGTTTGAAACAACTCTAAGATGTACACCTGAATATTTTGTGCTACGCAAAATAATTAAATCGGTGCAACCTGAACGATGGATAGTATGCTTGCTATTCAAAACATGCGCATTTTGCTCTTTTTGTTAGGACACATATGGTCATTTTGATACTAGGCTCTGTAACAAAGCTTTTCTGACATTGGCCTTTTGTAGGATGCATATAGTCATGTTTTAGCACCAAATTGTGTACAGGTACATTTTGTAGTATTGCCACAGCCCATGTTTTTTTACAGTTCCTGCACAGTTCTTATAGCGGAAAAGGTGTGGGGGAATTATTGGAGTAGATCCAAATAGGTGCAGATGTGCATTTTCCATGTGCAAGTACTATATGCACTTGCATTGGGTTTGTACAGCTAAATGCTGTCCTGTGCAGAGGAAGACAAGGATGAACATATAATAAAACTGTATACATTTGCACAAAAATTGGTAATGTGCATATAATACCCAAATATTTTGATGAGTGAATTTTTGTTACGatgcaaaagaaaagaaaactcaTGTGGGTGCAGGGTTTGTTCAAGTGCCCTTTTATAAAGTTATATTATACAATGATACTACAAGTACTAGCAAATTTCATTTTTGCTTTATTTTCTTGGTTTATCATAGTTGAAGACGTCAGCATTCCGGCTCAT belongs to Triticum urartu cultivar G1812 chromosome 7, Tu2.1, whole genome shotgun sequence and includes:
- the LOC125519102 gene encoding uncharacterized protein LOC125519102 — translated: MDFDNSEMKFFKCSYKVGPIKFNRFIKRGVTSSKDWASDYHFVRALAHPAAIQVENYVNSECVIISEVDGSFSKWLNKRKPIELFADGTMLPILRNMTIQLASLVKSILAKEVSPRYRCKGRILNERAIRQAAS